The sequence CCCAAGCGTATACTTCCCACTCTTCATCACCAGGGCGAGCCTGTTGTTGATGCTCTCGGTGCTCTTCTTCTACATTTCGATCAAAAAGCAACCATTTTCACACcaaaaaatcaccaaaaaatgCTAGAGACGAAATCAACGGAGCCATGATCGATCCAAATTTGGTTTTAATGGTAGAAGATGATCGATTATTACCGTCTTCTTCACGGGCGCCATTGGAGAAGCTCCGAgcagaggaggcggcggcgagaggAGATAGAAACCCTAGAGAAGTCCCAAAGAGCGTCAGCAAATGGAAAACCCtcataatatatagaaaatgggcAACGAGGCATAATTACGAAATTGCCCCTCTTCGAATCAGTTGATCCGGCGCGTTTGGTACTTGTCCAACGGCTACTGATCATCACtagaaaggtaaaaatgtatcaaGGCCCCTCAGAAATATACCATTTCGAAACCAagcccaaaattttattttttattttagttctgTATTAGATTTGTCACAGTTTCCATTATATTTTATAACTCTAATTTTTCTAAACATAAAAAATCTCCTATATTACATGCATGCTAAAAAGTATTGTATAATTAGTAGCTCGTAGTTGATTGTATTTTCTCAGCAAGTATCTTATAAATTGTCAAACTAATCGGAAAAGCATTTGGACATTTGATCGTGCGGCATTTctaatactttttttaaattcgTCTACACTTAGTGACATAGTTATTTTTCTCATCTTTAAAGAATTAGTACTTTTTCAGAAGATTATAAACTCATTTAAGTTTAtggtatttataaaaaaaattctcgaagttttcaaaaaattgatcATATATGCTCTAGCAAAGtttcttatttttcaatttactcTCCTTcacctaaaattcaaattcatcacACAATCTGTTGAAAGCAATCTGTGCAACATCCACCTCGCTTGGATGCTATGTCCTCTTTAGAAATTCATCGCTTGAATGCTATGTCCTCTTTAGAAATTTCTACATCATAGAGTCTCTTTTAGTATTAGCAATCATTTGATATTTTGGAGTAGAAatggtaaattttttataatgggTAATATCATATGGTATAGTTACTTGGCCTATTTGTTGTAGAGAAAGGGACGGAGAAGAAGGAgagtagaaaagaaaaatgagagaaaaaaggagAGCATAGTAATAATACACAATGATAGTTATAAATCGCATTATAAATAAACGGTGTTGAAAAAGTTAAGCTCTAGTATGGAGATAAGAAAGGAGAATCTCGAAAAAGAGACGAAACTAGGATATCATGATTGTGACTTAATGAAATGATGGTAATAAGATAACTCGAAGAACCGAGAGAGAAGAGATAGAATGAAAATATAACTACAATAATGAGGTGAGAGAGATTGAATGGCAAATTGAAAAGAGGAAGGAGATGGAATGAACAAGTAATGATATTTAGTCAGGTGGACATATCTTCGTCAAATTAAGAAAGAGTTTCAATCGATTAAGAATTCACATATAATTTATGTGAATAAATAGTGAAACACCGTTACATGACAATACCGTAATTTCACATTTTCTTTGAAATTgctattaaagaaataaaaaatatatttaattttaacttctaAATATACTTAGGATAGAAAGatctataaaatataaacaaatcaaTTTACTATTAGGAATCAATTTGTTAGGTTTCCCAACCACCTTTCTCTGTAGCTTGGTATGCAAAGATTTTTTGTATATCTACTAACCGTTCCACTCATTCGAAATGCAAACCTCTATCTCTATTATATGGGATGATCTAACTATTAACATAAGAGCAAAACTCAATAGagataaattttacttttcaatAGAGAGTTGATctaaaataacatatatatctaatatattcttTTGAAAATGTGCTCCCATAAATTAGCGAACATACCAACTAAATTACAAAGAAAAAGTTTCAAACCCTAGCTCATCAAGAGAAAGTTTTAAACCCTAACTCATCAACCGTATTGAAtttatgtaaaatataaaacagtTCTATATATTGCTTGAAGCTTTTAGAGTAAACAGTTGTTTCCAATGATATACAATTAGGATGTTGAAAATCCGCTCAGAGGTAAGAAAGAGTGTTAAATACAAAATAACTCTATTAGCTTTAGCTTTTGTGAAACTCTATTCAAACAGCCTTCATCAACAACAAGACGGATTTTGGTTTAAAAGCTTGCATAAATCATTCATATCCAGAATATCCACAATCCATGCTTCTTACTCTCAAAAACTGAAAAGCTTTATACAATGATTGCGAAAGACTAAAGAAGCATTGAACACTAGATTGGATAATGGTTCTACACACTGGTGAACACCCAAAAATTGATGCAAACACAGCATAAATCCAAACTGTTGATACATATGGTGATTCCATTTTGCCCAAAAGATGAAGCAGCCAAAAGGAAGCTATAGAATACCTAACAATAATATAAGGAAGTTAAAAAAAGCTAGTAAGTGAACTAGCAAATTCTAAGGTTAGCGCTTCCTTCGATTAGAAGACCTTAGCGGTTGCGATGGACAAACTGACGAAGTGTCTTGGGTCGCGTTTTCCACCGCCTCGTTTTTACAGCTTCTCAGCCTCTTCTTTGACAAAGAAGTAGAAGCTCCTCCTTGGCTTTTGGATCCTTCCACTGCTTCAGCTTTTACAGAACTTCTCAGTCTCCTCCTTGTAGTGGGATTAGGAGAAGCCGCCGGATCTTCTTCGGGTTCGTTCgcatcattttcttcttcttcgcacTCCAACTGGGGCCATTCGGCGCCGCAACCCGGAcaggctcttgaaccctaggttAGAGTTTTTTAAGAAACAAGTTTGTGTGATTGATGAGTGATATGAGAGAAAAGAAGGGAATTACGATAAGAGTTTTGTCAGTTACAAAAAATGATGAATGAGAAATGAGATGGGAAGGAATGTCCTGTGCTACCTTCCGCCGAGAAAATTTCTGCTTTAAACAGTAATCATGGATTCGAATATTGCAACCTTCATTTGGACATGTAGAGGCCTGTTTGACAAGCAAAGGTCAACACGGCAGTAAGGATAACAGCAGAACACATTGTAGTTCAAGCATTTATAGAACATGGCACTCGCTTAAAcatgattcaaatttaaataggcTCCACAAAGAAAATGGATCCAACATCAAACCGTCTAGATATCGGCTAGTAATTCCGCAGAACAGCAAATTTATTTCATAAAAGTTATCCACCTCTGTGTCACAGGTTGGCTCGCTCAATAGAGCAACTCTCCAAAATTCCCCTACACATTCCAATAATTTTAGACAGGAGGAAGATGTTTGTTCTTATAACTTTTTAAGGAAGATAGCACCACATCAACAATGGAGATttcgaaattttttatttccccTCCATTAAAATAAGTGTATGATTTATATATAACCATCCTTGTAATAATTGATCGAGGTCATAGCTGGTCAATTTCTACCTACGAACCCCAGAATTCAAGCTATGAAGCAATGTCCtcataaattccaaatttccaCCTTTTAGTGTAAAAAATCAGCGAATGCAGCAAGTAGGTAGCTGcctagggggaaaaaaaaaaatcaagaacaCAGACATGATCCATATTTTACTTGTGACTACTAGACTTGTTCCGACCAACCCCACGTTTTAACACAAGTATCAACTTTTGGAACCAAGTGTGGGAAGGAAAAAGATAAATACTGATTTGGCCTTTAAAATCAGAAAGTGAGgaactaaataataatataaacatGGTTTTTAAGCGCCACCTGTTGTTCAGGAGCCGGGGTAAAGAGAATAACCAATTCATAGAATGGCAATTAACGACGGAGAGAGTATAGATACCTTAACACCTGCTTCATTGCAGACATTGCAAGAAGGGACATCATTGCTGCGGAACCAACTTCGAAGATCAAGGAAAGATCTTACGCCAAGACCAATTTTCCCACTAGAGGTGTACGATAGCCATCGGTCTTGTATGAGATCATTGAGAGTTTTCTCCTTTTGAGACATTGTAAAGTTCCTAAATGCAGGAGGAATGCGAGATTGACTATCCTGTGAACTCTGCCCAGCAGGAACCTGAAAGTTTGAAACCAGATCCATTGAATTCAAGGAGAATGGAACAAAAATACTCCAACACAAAATGAACTAACAGAAAGAACTATATAACAAGCAATTAGGATAAGCTACAAAGTGATTTGTTGTCAACATGAAACTAGATAACTCCTGTAGGACCATACTATAACAAGAAAAAGCTAGAGGGTTTAACATGTAAATTGTGAGAAAGGCTTTAGTGGCAAGTTAAACAGCTGCCGATAAaccaaatagaaaaagaaaaatagtagaaaaCCATATGGTGTGCTTAAGTGGTACGTCACAAGGATGACAAAACAAATTGTCAATATGGAACTTGCAGACTTTGAAGTGTCTTAGATTACAAATGTTTCCTTTCGTTTGAGGATTAGCATTCAGCTGAGATATCAGTTGCATATTACCAAGACAAGCTTTCGTTCCCATGCAAATATCGAAATCACCTCAAAGATCTTTTCCCTGAATATAAGGTTGTGACTTTCTTCCTAATTCTAGTGTGATCGAACAGCTTGTCAATGATAAATCATAGCCCATAGATGGTCACCATAGAAGATTAGCAGCTAAACCCATAGTCCTGTATAAAAAGATACAAGCTATCCTTTGTAAACAAATTTCCTACCAGCTCTCAACCTTATGTCAATGCATCAAAGTTTGATATTCTTAATAGGATTCAACAACTTTTCACTCAATCATTGCAGGGTTTGGCATGGATTGCACAATGCTGTGTGTAATGCCACCAGGCATCCACAGAGGATGCACAGTCCAAATCTACATCTTCCACCTGCAAAACTTTCTTAGTGGATTTGATCTTTTGTAGGATTTGACTCAAAGATGAGAGCTCAAAGAAAGGTGCTtaaagaagagaaggaggggGGGGGNGGGCGGGGGCGGTTTCTCCTAGTCGAATTGGTAACCAGACAATTATTATCATACCATTTTTAGTTATCCCTCCCTTGCGTTGTTATGTATACTGAACCATATTGAATCCAACTCTATCTAAACAGGACCTTCGAACACCCTTATAAGTCTCTGCATTTTGGGTATCCCGACCTTTTATCTCTCACTATATTGCACTCCTAACTATTTTCACTATACAATAATAATCAGATGCAGTAGGGAACAACACCAGATCCAAAGCCATAACAAAGTGAGTAGAAGAAACTACTTGGCCATTACCTATATCAAACTGACCTAGACACCAGATATTCGTTCCATTTTTGGTATAcacatatgttatgtatatcaCTGGAACAATTGCAGAAAAGGTAAAGTCTGCAAAGAAACTGCACCAACAGGAATAAGGAAATAAATTCAGCAAATCTAAACCTCAATCCGCCTTACTTGTCAAAtactttgtaaaaaaaaagcaaaaaagggaggaaaaaaaaagcaccCAAAATTGCAGAGCTTAGTAGGTATacagaaaaagtaaaattatttatagGTAAGGTATAGGAAAGCATCTTTCTAGAAGAGGAACTTCAATCACTAACCTGATTCTCAAGCCGGATGTTAAGAGCCTCAATATTGGTTACGCAGCCCTCAGTTCCAGCATCCTGAATTATCGCTTCTATCTGAAACAAATAATGGGTATTTCGAGATATTAGAAACACTGGTTTCCTAATGATTAAAGTCAAATATTAAGCAGAGATTCAAGTGCAATCATTTGAAGCGATAGTCAAAAGACAACTGAAACATACAAGCATACAAAATGAAAGTATTAATCAAGTCATTTCAGGAGAAGCCATGAGACATAATCAGGTACTGTTAACATTATGCTAGCAAATATTCAGGTTTCTTtactaattatttgattaaaagaGGCCATTAGTGAAGTTaacgtttttttttcttttcttttgggttGAAATAAATAGGATAAAAACACAGGCTCGCCGATAAAGCTGTAAACAACAATAGATAAACCTTCGGAAAATATTGATTATGAAAAAATCCACcaaataattcatatatatgttACCGAACAAAAGCTAATACATAAAATGGAGTACGTAATGTACCACAAGGCAAGGAATTCAGGTTTAAATACAAGCATAAAGtaatttttgagccctaaactCAGGTAACAAACAATgataattttaacatttaaaattttagacaaGCAAGTGAAAAAGAAgcatagagagaggagaggaagttAAAAGGTGAAAGTAAACAATCTACGAGTGATCTCTGCTGGTACCTGGATAGCTTTGGATCAGACAAAACATCCTTCATGGTATAAGCAGTGTTCTCGTTTTACAAATATTAAGTGGTAATCAACAACACAAATGAAATCACTATGGTGGTAGTCAAGAGAAAGAACTGATCAGAGGTCCTCTACCATGT is a genomic window of Ananas comosus cultivar F153 linkage group 13, ASM154086v1, whole genome shotgun sequence containing:
- the LOC109719833 gene encoding uncharacterized protein LOC109719833; its protein translation is MAPLTWRHHTLIQALLSRGPLMEEEFHEMFMGISGKNPVNNKQLFNDVLLKINKELAYVQFELRACRNQYDGKVYYGVINNVADEQSKLGTKYSVPQIAFYKGVIEAIIQDAGTEGCVTNIEALNIRLENQVPAGQSSQDSQSRIPPAFRNFTMSQKEKTLNDLIQDRWLSYTSSGKIGLGVRSFLDLRSWFRSNDVPSCNVCNEAGVKASTCPNEGCNIRIHDYCLKQKFSRRKGSRACPGCGAEWPQLECEEEENDANEPEEDPAASPNPTTRRRLRSSVKAEAVEGSKSQGGASTSLSKKRLRSCKNEAVENATQDTSSVCPSQPLRSSNRRKR